In Candidatus Cloacimonadota bacterium, the DNA window GAATTCTGGAGAAAAAATATAATATTACCATTGTTGCTCCAGATAGAGAAAGAAGTGCTGCATCACATTCCTTGACTTTGCATCATCCACTTAGAATCGTTAAGGTTGGCAAAAATAAATATGCGATTGATGGCACTCCTACTGATTGTGTGATTTTGGCAATCAATAGCATTTTGAATAATAAACCTGATTTGGTTATTTCGGGAATCAACAACGGACCCAATTTAGGAGAGGATATTCTCTATTCTGGCACAGTTTCTGCTGCGATTGAAGCGATGAATATGGGTTATCCAGCGATTGCTGTTTCATTGGCATCTTATCAAAAAGGAAATTTTGCCGATTGCTCTGCCATCGTTGATTTACTTCTTAATAAAGATTTAAAATCAATACTTTCACCAAAAACTATTCTTAATGTCAATATACCACCTTTATCAATAAATGAAATTAAGGGGATTAAACTAACAAAACTAGGACACCGTATTTA includes these proteins:
- the surE gene encoding 5'/3'-nucleotidase SurE codes for the protein MKNILLTNDDGVFAEGIGELSRILEKKYNITIVAPDRERSAASHSLTLHHPLRIVKVGKNKYAIDGTPTDCVILAINSILNNKPDLVISGINNGPNLGEDILYSGTVSAAIEAMNMGYPAIAVSLASYQKGNFADCSAIVDLLLNKDLKSILSPKTILNVNIPPLSINEIKGIKLTKLGHRIYSDFIEERTDPRGKQYFWIGGQIPEWSEDGETDFDAIKAGYVSITPVNIDMTNYSYFPKIENWIKRKFQS